A window of Nocardia arthritidis genomic DNA:
GCTGGCCCGGCTGGGCGGCGCCGAAGTGCTGGGTGGCCGCCGCCTCCTGCTGACCGGTCTGCGATCCGCCGTACGGCGAAGGCTGTTGCGGCGCACCGTAACCCGCGGGCTGCTGGCCGTAGCCGGCGGGCTGGCCCTGGTACTGCTGGGTGGGCGGGGCGGCGTAACCCGCCTGCGCCTGCTGGCCCTGTCCGTACTGGGAGCCGTATCCGGATTGGCCGTACGACTGCTGCCCGTAGGGCGACTGACCCTGTTGGTAGGACTGCTGCCCGAAGCCCTGCTGACCGTACGGCTGACCGTAACCGCCCTGGCCGTATCCGGCGGGCTTGGGCGCGGGCGCGGCCAGCACCCCGGATTCGAACAGCACGACGGCCACCGCCAGCGCGGCCTGCACGAACAGCAGGAACAGCACGACGTAGGCGCCCCACTCCAGCTTGACGTTGTCGCCCAGCTTGAAGGACTGGAACAGCAGACCGACGAACGCGGCGACGGACAGCGCCGCGGCCGCGCCCGCCCACTGCTGCTTGGGCAGCATCGAGAGCCCGGCGAGCACACCCGCCGCGAGCGCGACCGTCAGCAGCGGGGAACCGAATCCGATACCGCCGTCGAACAGGCTGACCGTCTTACTGGTGCGGACGACGGAGCTCGTCGCGTAGGGCAGGAAGCCGAGCAGGAAGTTGATCACACCGAGCGCAAGGACGCCGATCGTCAGGAAGAACGGCAAACCCTTACCGGCCGCGCTCGAACCGGCACTGGTACCACCCTGCTGAGCGAAGCTGGGCGGTGTTGCGGGCGTCGGCGCGGGTGCGTTGTACCCGGAGCCCCCGGTCGGGTATGACATGTCGTCGTCTCCTAGGTCGAAGTTCGTACATGGTCTTCACGGCGTGGATCTCTTCCTGACGCTACTGCACTCGTCGACTCAGGTCACCCTCGACCGACCGGCCGTTCCGCCACGGAAATGGCCGATGACCCGGCCACAACCGCTGAGCTGGCGAAGTTATCCACAAGTCGGCGATATTCCCGCGGGCGATATCCACAGGGCGCTTCACCTGTCCCTGGTCAACCGATCCACGTAGCGGCGCCAGCCGAATCCGGTCGTCGCGCACTCGGTCCGCAATTGCGCGGCCAGCTCGTCCGCCGCCGCGACCGCGCCACGGGCACGCAGCAGCGTGACGCGCACCGTGTGCGCCGCGAGCAGCGGAATCCCCTTGGCCTCGGCGACGAATTCGGTGAGCAGCCGCTGCGCCTCGTCCAGTTCGCCCTTCGCGATCAGCACGTCGGCGAGTTCCACCCGCGCCATCCCGGACGCGTCCCCCTCGTGCGCGTACGCGGCGCGACAATACGATTCGGCCGCGTCGAGCTGCCCTTCCGCGGCTGCGACACCCGCCCTGATCAGATCGTTGAGCGGCAGGATCTGCCGGTCGTCGAGTCGGCGCGCGTAGTAGTCGGACCGTTCGAGGACGGACAGCGCCGTCGCGAACTCACCCAGTTCGAGCAGCGCCCGCGCTTCATTGCTGAACCCGCGGGAAAGCCCGTGCTCGTTGTCATACGCTTTGTCAACCTCGATAGACCGGCGATAGGCGGCGAGTGCGGCAGCGGCGTCGCCGGAGTAGAGCAGCGCACTGCCCAGCGCATCGGCGAACGATGAGGCCTGAGTTTCCCGGTCCGCCAAGCGTTCACCGAGCCGGAGATGGTCGATTCCGGAGCGCAGGGCGGCCCGTTCGATATCGATGATGCCCTGGTAGTAGCGCACGGTCTGGGCCAGTTCCAGATCATCCAGCGGTTCGGCGAGTACGGCCGCGCGCGCAAGTTGTTCGGCCGCCGAGTCCAGGTCACCGGCCATCAGAAGGTGAAAACCGTAGTGGCACAGGCCCTGTGCCAGTTCCGCAGGCGCCAGATCGGGCACCTCGACCAGTGCGGCGAAATGCCTGCACGCCTCGGCGAACCGGGCGCGGGCCAGCCACGGCACATGCATGGCGAGCGCCAGCCGCAGACCTTCGGCCGCCCGCGGCGTACCCGGCGCATTCTCCAGCGCGGCAAGGATATTCGGCCATTCCGCGAATACCGCGGCCACCGCGTCGGCGGAGGTGGCGCCCGCGGTCGTTTCGGCCGTTTCGACCAGGTTCCGGCACCATTCGAGCTGGGACGCCCGCAGCCGCTCGATCTCACCGGCCTCGGCTAGCCGGGCGAGCGAATAGTCGCGGACGGTTTCCAGCAGCGCGAAACGCTTTGCACCGCCGTCGGATTGGACCGTTACGAGACTGCGGTTGACCAGATCCGCCAGCGCGGGCGCGATATCGCCGACATCCAGATCCGCGCCGGGCAGCACCGCCTCGGCCGCCTCCAGGGTGCAACCGCCCGCGAAGATGCCGAATCGGCGCAGGACCGTGCGCTCGCGGTCGGCGAGCAGTTCATAACTCCAGTCCAGCGCCACCCGCAGACTGGTGTGCCGCCCGCCGCCCGCGTCCCGTGCGCCGCCGACCAGCAGCCGCACCCGATCATCGATGCGCTTGGCCACCTGGGAAATCGTCATGGCTCTGGTGAGACCGGCGGCGAGTTCGATGCCGAGCGGCAGCCAGTCGACGGCCGCGCAGATGTGCACCACATCGTCGCGTTCGGCCGCGGTGAGCAGGCCGCGCACCCCGGCGCGCTCGGCGAACAGCTCGACCGCGACCCCGCGCTCCAGCGGTCCGAGCGGGTACACCGTCTCGCCCGGTATCGGCAAGGACGACTGCGAGGTCAGCAGGATGCTCGAACCCGTTGCGGCGCCGACTATTCCGGTCGCGGCATCGATGACGTGCTCGACATTGTCCAGCACCAGCAGCGGCGGCGCATGCGCGGCGGTGACCTTCGGCGATCCGGCACCGAGCGCCGCCGCGATCGCGGCCAAAGGGTCGGCCGGATCCACGGAATCGTCGAGCAGACCGCCGGATTCGAGTGCGGCGAGCACGGCGGGCGCGACATCCTGCGGCTTGGCCAGCGGCGCCAACTCGACGAACACCACCGAACGCCCGGAAGCCGCGGCGGCACGGGCCAATTCGACGGCCAGCCGGGATTTGCCGCTGCCCGCGACACCGGTCACCGTCGTCGGCCCCACCTTCGCGAGACGTGTTGTCAGCGTGGCGATTTCCCGGCTCCGCCCGAGGAACACGGTATCGGGAGCACCCAGCGCCGGCTCCGATACCTGCCCGGATTCCGTTGTGGCCGAGTTACTTTCACCGCCCGAAATGATGGTCCGCGGTGGGTGCAGCGCCGGATCGTGGTCCAGGATGCGCGCCTCCAGCGCGGCGGTATCCGGCGACGGATCGACGCCGAGTTCGTCCGCGAGCGCGCGGCGCAACCTGGCCAGCCGATCCAGCGCATCCCCTTGCCGCCCAGTGCGATACAGCGCCAGCGCCAGCAGCACGGACAGCTGTTCGTGCAGCGGATGCCTGGTCACCAACCCGCTCAACTCGGCGAGCACCTCACCGGCCGCGCCGAGCTCCAGATCGGCCGTCAAACCGGCGACCGTCAGCTGCAGCCGCCAATCGTCAAGGCGCTCACCCTCGGCCATCGCGAAGGGAATCGCCCGCAGATCGGCCAGCGCGTCACCGCGCCAGTTGGCCACCGATTCGCGCGCGGCCGCACGCACCGCGGCCAGATCCCCACCGCGGCGGGCGGCGTGCATTCGCTGCGCCGCCGACTCCGCCGCCCGCAGATCCGTGACCACCGCCGCCGTTCGATAACCCGCGGGCGTCCGCGCGACGACGTCCGCGTGCGGGCCGAGCGTCGAGCGCAGGCGGGAAACCACAACGCGCAGCCGCTGCACCGGCCGCTCGATCTCGGCGCCCCACAGATCCTCGGCCAAGCGCGCGTCCGGCACCGGAACCCCGTCCGCCAGCGCCAGCCGCACCAGCACTGCCCGCTCCAGCGGTCGATCAATGGCGACGGCCCGACCCTCGGCCCACACCTGCACCGGACCCAGTCCCAGCACGTCCACGCTCACAGCATCGCACGCGGAAACGGCGGCGCGGTTGCCTCGACCCGCCGCGCACGCGGCACGCGCTCATGCGAGGCTTTGTCACGATGCTGACCTACTTCCAAGCCGTCGTGATCGGCGCACTGCAAGGCGTAACCGAACTCTTTCCCATCTCCAGCCTTGGGCATTCGGTGCTGGTGCCCGCCTGGATCGGCGGGTCGTGGAGCGATCTGGTGACCCAGGGCGACTCCGACAAGGGCACCCCGTACCTGGCGTTCGTGGTCGGCCTGCACGTGGCCACCGCGCTCGCGCTGCTCGGCTTCTACTGGCGCGACTGGGTCGACATCATCGTCGGCTTCGTCACCACGCTCCGCACCCGCCGCATCGAAACGTCCAGTCAGCGCCTGGCCTGGCTGGTGATCCTGGCGACGGTCCCGGTCGGCGTGCTCGGGCTCGCGCTGGAACATCCGCTGCGCACCCTTTTCGCGAAACCCCTTGCGGCGAGCATCTTTCTGACGCTCAACGGTTTCGTGCTCATCGCGGGTGAGGTGCTGCGCAGGCGCAGCCAGCCGACGCTGGCCGAATACGGCCGAGCCTTCGCCGAGGCCGAGGCGCGGGCCCAGTCCGCCCGGGGTCTGCCCGCGGGCCCCGAGCAGGAAAGCGAGGCCAGGCTGGCAAGGCTCACGGTGAAGGACGCGCTCGGCATCGGTTTCGCCCAGACGGGCGCGCTGTTCGCGGGTATCAGCCGTTCCGGCATGACCATGGTCGGCGGTCTGCTGCGCGGACTCGACCACGAGGATTCGGCCAAATTCGCCTTCCTGCTGGCCACCCCGGTCATTCTGGCGGCGGGCGTGCTCAAGCTGCCGACGCTGGCCGGACCACAGGGTGACGGCATCCTCGGCCAGGTGCTGGTCGGGTCGATCGTCGCCGGCGTGGCCGCCTGGCTCGCGGTGAAATTCCTCGAGCGCTACTTCAAATCCAACTCGCTGCTGCCCTTCGCGGCGTACTGCCTCATCGCCGGGCTCGCCTCGGTCGTCCGGTTCACCATCTTCAACTGAACCGGATCGGCCGCCGTCTCGTGTCCTCTTACGGAGACGAATGGACGCGACTGCGAATGGCTTGTCAGGACGCTCGGTTTCCGCCCCGGCTGAGATCCCCTGCCTCGGCCGGGGCCATTCTGCCCGAACCGAGCGTCCGCAATAACGAAGGCCGCCTCCCTAGCGAACCAGGAAGGCGGCCTTCGTCTTTCGCGCGAACGGATCAGGCGGTGATGGAGGCCTTCTCCAGGATCTCGCGGGCCAGCGCGGCGGTCTCGGACGGCGTCTTGCCGACCTTCACGCCGGCGGCCTCCAGCGCATCCTTCTTCGCCTGGGCGGTACCCGCCGAGCCGGACACGATGGCGCCCGCGTGGCCCATGGTCTTGCCCTCGGGGGCGGTGAAGCCCGCGACGTAGCCGACGACCGGCTTGGTGACGTTGGCCTTGATGTAGGCCGCGGCCCGCTCCTCGGCGTCGCCGCCGATCTCGCCGATCATCACGATCAGCTTGGTCTCCGGATCCTTCTCGAACGCCTCGATGGCGTCGATGTGGGTGGTGCCGATGACCGGGTCGCCGCCGATGCCGATGGCGGTGGAGAAGCCGAAATCACGCAGCTCGTACATCATCTGGTAGGTCAGGGTGCCCGACTTCGACACCAGGCCGACCGGGCCCTTGCCGGTGATGTTGGCCGGGGTGATGCCGACCAGCGACTCGCCGGGGGTGATGATGCCGGGGCAGTTCGGGCCGATGATGCGGGTCTTGTTGCCCTTCTCCACGTTGTAGGCCCACGCGTAGGCGGTGTCCTGCACCGGGATGCCCTCGGTGATGACCACGAGCAGCGGGATCTCCGCGTCGATGGCCTCGATGATGGCGTCCTTGGCGAACTTCGGCGGCACGAAGGCGATGGAGACGTCGGCGCCGGTCTCCTTGATGGCCTCGGCGACGCTGCCGAATACGGGCAGCTCGACCGCGGCGCCGTCCTTGTCGGTGTGCGACACGGTGGTGCCCGCCTTGCGCGCGTTGACACCGCCGACGACCTGGGTGCCCGCCTTCAGCATCAGGGCGGTGTGCTTGGTGCCCTCGCCACCGGTGATGCCCTGGACGATGACCTTAGAGTCCTTGTTGAGGAAGATAGACATTTCCGGATTCCTTACTTGGCCGCTGCCAGTTCGGCGGCCTTGTCGGCGCCTTCGTCCATTGTCTTCGCGAGGGTGACCAGCGGGTGCGCGGCGTCGGCGAGGATCTTGCGGCCCTCGTCGACCCGGTTGCCGTCGAGACGGACGACCAGCGGCTTGGTCGCGGAGTCACCGAGGATCTCCAGCGCCTTCACGATGCCGTTGGCGACCGCGTCACAGGCGGTGATACCACCGAACACATTGACGAACACGCTCTTGACCTGCGCGTCGCCCAGGATGACGTCCAGACCCGCGGCCATCACCTCGGCCGAGGCGCCGCCGCCGATGTCGAGGAAGTTGGCGGGCTTGACGCCGCCGTGGTTCTCACCGGCGTAGGCGACCACGTCCAGGGTGGACATGACCAGGCCCGCGCCGTTGCCGATGATGCCGACCTGACCGTCCAGCTTGACGTAGTTGAGGTCGTTCTCCTTGGCCTTGAGCTCTAGCGGATCGGTGGCGTCGATATCCGCGAAGGCCTCGTGCTCGGGGTGCCGGAAGGCGGCGTTCTCGTCGAGGGTGACCTTGCCGTCCAGCGCGAGGATCTCGTTGTCCGGGGTGCGGACCAGCGGGTTCACCTCGACCAGGGTGGCGTCTTCGGCGATGAACACCTCCCACAGCTTCTGGATGGTCACGGCCGCCGCGTCGAGCACGTCGGCGGGCAGATGGCCCTGCTCGGCGATCGAGCGGGCGAAGGCCAGATCGACGCCCTTGACGGCGTCGACCGGAACCTTGGCCAGCCGCTCCGGCTTGGTGGCGGCGACCTCTTCGATCTCCATACCGCCCTCGACCGAGCACATGGCCAGGTAGGTCCGGTTGGAGCGGTCGAGCAGGAAGGAGATGTAGTACTCCTCCGCGATGTCCTTCGCCTCGGCAACCAGGATCTTCTTGGTGATGTGACCCTTGATGTCCAGACCGATGATGTTCTGCGCGTGCGTGAACGCGTCCTCCGGGGTGGCCGCGTACTTGACGCCACCCGCCTTGCCGCGGCCACCGGCCTTCACCTGGGCCTTGATCATCACCGGCTTGCCGATTTCCGCGGCGATGGCGCGGGCGTCGTCGGCCGTATCCGTGACGCGGCCCTCGGACGAAGGCACTCCGTGCTTAACGAAGAGCTCCTTCGCCTGATATTCGAAGAGATCCATGTACTCACCGTCTCGTCTGCGTTGTGATGACAACGTCTTTGTTGGCGGCCCGACGTCGGAAGCGGGTCGGGTCGGACTCTAACCAGTCACATGGATGGCCCAACGGCCACGTACATCCTAAGTGGCGCAGGTCACGGGCAGATATGCGCGTCCGGAAAAGCGCTGGCCAACGCTACTGACGAGTAGGTTGCCCACGGCACGGCAGGTAGAGCCGCTCCGGCCGAGCACGCGCCCGCCTACTACATTCTGTCGTCGAATAGGCGCGTTCGAGTGCCCGACGAAACGTGGAGTATTCCGATCCGTTACGGTGATCAATCTCACATGTTTGGACAGAAGCCGCGCACCGCTTGCAGACCCTGCAATCGTTTCGTTACCGTTGTTGCGGTCGATGTCACAGCCAGGTCACGACTAGGAGGACGGCAAGCTTGATGCAGCATCCCGCTCCGCAGGCCAAGAGCCGTGCCCGTGATGACCGCATGACAATCGTCACCCCCCTTATCGCCGAATCGATCACGTGGCGACTCCGATGAACCATCGCGCGGCCGGTTCACAGACTTCATTACGCCCCTCCCCCTCGTGGTCCGCGAACCAGTCGTGGGAGTCGGACGACGAGCCCTGGCACGACACGTCGGATACCTGGGCCGACACCGGCGCGTGGGCCGACACCGGCGCGTGGTCGGTACCCGATTCCTGGGCCGCCGAGGACGCGTTGCCCGCCGAGGAGCCCGAACGTCCGCGCAAGTCCGCGCCCGTCGTCATCCCGGGCCGTCGTCCGGCGCGCCGCGGTGGTGCGCACCGGATGCCCGCCCCACCCGCCGCCCTGAAGGGACGTGCGGCAGTGGCCGCCGTCGCCGCGGGCGCCTTCGTCGCCGCGGGCCAGGCCGCGATGACCACAACCGGAGAACCGGCCGCCGCCGCGGCCGACTACCAGGCCGAGGGCCAGGTACACGAGATCGCCAACCAGTCGATGAGCGTCGACGATCCGTCCGCGAGCGCGATATCGCCGCAGGTACTCACCGTCGCATCGCCGACGAACCTGGACCAGTTCAACGACATCCTGCAGAAGGGCCAGAAGTACGCCCAGGACCTCGCCGCCAAGGAGGCGGCGAAGCTCAGGCCGCTCTTCACCCGGTTCGCGGAGGGCACCTTCACCTCGGGCTTCGGCGCCCGCTGGGGTGTGCAGCACCTCGGCGTCGACGTCGCGGCGCCGATCGGCACCCCGATCCGTGCCGTCGCCGACGGCACGGTGATCGAGGCGGGCCCCGCCGCGGGCTTCGGCATGTGGGTGCGGCTGCTGCACGACGACGGCACCGTCACCATCTACGGGCATGTCGACACCACAACGGTGTCGCAGGGGCAGCGCGTACTGGCGGGCGATCAGATCGCCACCGTCGGCAACCGCGGCTTCTCCACCGGCCCGCACTGTCATTTCGAGGTCTGGCTGCACGGCAGGGACAAGGTCGACCCGCTGCCGTGGCTGGCGACCAGAGGCATCAGCCTAGGACCTGAACGAGCTTGATACGCAAGGGATTTCCAGTAGATTACCGGCGGAGGACAACGTGGTCCGATGCCTCGAAGAACCACTAGCCACACGGGTGCCCGGACCGGAGGACGAACAGTTCCATGCACGTTGAGAAGTCCGAAGGCGCCCGGTTACGTCCATGAGCAGAGCACGCGCACGCCGTTCCGAAGGCAAAGCCATCCCGGTTCAAGATCTCATCAACAACCTTCAGCAGTCGTCCGGATACGACGGTGAATACGACCGCTTCGATGCGGACGATTTCGGTTGGTCGGCGAATGACTCCTGGTCACAAGCGGATTCATACGATGCCGAGTACGGCGACCGCGTCGAGCAGGACTATAGCGCCCCATTCGAGCCGAATTCGCCTGCCGCCCATCATGATTCGAACAATCAGGATTTCGGCTGGGAATCCGATCAATGGTGGGCGCCCCAGGGTGATTACCCGCCGCGCCCGGTCGAACCGGCCGCCGAACCCGCGGTCGCCACGCCGATCGTCCCGGCGCGCAAGACTCAGCAGCGCAAACCGCGCCGCGGTGGTGCGCACCGACTTCCCGCACCGCCCGCCGCGCTGAAGGGCCGCGCCGCGGTGGTCGCCGTCGCCGCGGGCGCGGTCGTCGCGGCCGGGCAGAACGCCTTCGCCAGCGTCGACAAACCGGCGGCCAATACCGTCGAATTCCAGGCCGTCGGCCAGGCGCAGGCACTGCCCGGCGCACCCGATCCGGCGGCCACGCCGGGGCAGAATCCGGAAGCGCCCCAGCTGCTTTCCAACCCGGGGCCCGCCAACGTCGCCCAGTTCAACGAGATGCTCGACCACGGCGCCGCCTTCGCCCAGGAGCTCGCGGCCCAGGCCGAGGCCCAGTGGCGTCCGCTATTCGTGAAGTTCACCTCCGGCACCTTCACCTCCGGCTACGGCGCCCGGTGGGGCGTCCTACATCCGGGTGTCGATGTCGCGGCCCCCATCGGCACCCCGATCGTCGCCGTCGAGGACGGCACCGTTATCGATGCGGGTCCGGCCGCAGGATTCGGCATGTGGGTGCGCGTGCTCGGTGACGACGGCACCGTTACGGTCTACGGTCACATCAATACGGCCACCGTATCGGTCGGCCAACATGTGACGGCGGGCGATCAGATCGCCACCGTCGGCAACCGCGGCGAATCCACCGGCCCCCATTGCCATTTCGAGGTCTGGCTCAACGGCACCAACCGCATCGACCCGCTCCCCTGGCTCGCCACCCGCGGCATCAGCCTCGGCCCCGAACGCGACTGAACCCTTCCGGATGTGGTGATCAAGGGCACGCTTCCCGGGGTCGGAACGGGGGGATAGCTTTTGGGTATGGCAAGTACAACGTCGTACACCCAATTCATCGCGTTGCCGCCGGAAGTTGTTTGGGGAGTGCTCGGGGATCCGCGGCGGTGGCCCGAATGGAATCCCGGCGTCGACTCGGTGCGGTTGCGCGGCCCGGTGGAGCCAGGCACCAAGGGTGACTATCTGCCTAGGGGGCGGATTACCGGAACGATGCACGGGCGGACCGCGCCGCCGTTCGTGCTCACCGCGGTGCGACCCGAGCGCGAGCTGACCATCGAACAGCCGGAACCCGTTGGGCGCATGCGGCTTTCGTGGACGCTGACACCGCGCGACGGCGGCACCGAACTCACCCAGCGGCTCACCTTCAGCGGGCCGTCCGCGCCCGCCATGCGCGGCATCGTCGCCAGGCTGCTGGAACACGACGCCCGAGTCTGCTTCGCCCGACTGGCCCTGCTGGCCGGAATCGAACCCGCCGCGGACGGGTTGACCGTCGTAATCGCCAGCGGCACCGGAGCATTGGGCAAACACGTGGCAGCGGATCTGACCTGTCGCGGGCTGCGGGTGAGAATCCTCACTCGACGTCCCGATCCCGCCCTGCCGTTCGAACAGATCCGGTGGGATGGCAGGACGGTCGGCGATTGGGTTGGCGCCCTACGAAATTCAGGGCCGACCGCACTGCTCAATCTGGCGGGCAAACTGGTCGACTGCCGACCCACCGAACGCAATATCGCCGAATTGCGCAGCAGCCGAGTGGATTCCACCCGCGCGCTGGTCGAGGCCGCGGCGACGCTCGACCGGCCGATCGAGTACTGGGTGCAGGCCAGCACCACCGCGATATGGTCGGATGCGGGCGAAATCCGGTGCACCGAAACAACTCCGCTTCCGATCGGGCTGCCGCAGATGACCGGCGTCGCGGAACCGTGGGAGCGGGCGTTCGACGATGCGGAGGCCGTACATCGAACCGTGTTGCGCACCTCGATCGTGCTCGACGCCCAAGCGCCCGCGCTGAAACGCCTGAGCCAGTTGACGAAAGCGGGTCTCGGCGGCCGGATCGGCAGCGGTACGCAGTGGTTCAGCTGGATTCACGTCGAGGACTGGCTCGCCATCGTCCGCGCCGCGCTCGGCCTCGATCCCCGAGTGTCGCTACCGGACGGAATCGTCGTCGCCGCAACCGATTTCCCGGTCCGCAACCACGAACTGATGACCGTGCTGCGCAGGCGCCTGCACCGGCCACCCGCCCCGCCGACACCGGAATCGGTGCTGAAGATCGGCGCGGTCTTCCTGCGCACCGACCCGGCACTCGGGCTGACCGGGCGGCACGCAACCTCCGAAGTCCTGCGGAAAGCCGGTTTCGCCTTCCAGTACCCGACACTGGACGAAGCACTGAGCGACCTCCTACCGCGCTGAACGCAGCCCAGTCGTCCAGTGCGCGTCGCCGCAGCTCCCGCGCACCAAATAGCTTCCCGCGCAAGCTATTGCATGCGCGGGAAGCTAAAGGCCACGGGTCGCCGTAGCAGAGACGTTGGGACACTGCTCATTCCGCTGGCGCGGTATCGGTAAGTGTGGCCAGTTGGAACCGTTCGAGCCGGGCGGGGTCTGCGACGAGTTGATCGGCCTCAGGCGGCCGTGCGCATCTGCTCAACGGCGAGCCCGTAATGCTCTGTTGTCCAGGCAATTTCGGCGTTGTCGACGAGGGGGTGGTGCACCCCAACCTCAATATCCGCCCAATTTCGGCCGCTGCTACGGCGACCCCGGCTACGCGGGAACAGGCCCTATGGAGCGGCGGCGATGGCGAGGCCGATGAGGGCGACGACCTTGGTCAGTTCCAGGCCGATGTACCAGTAGTGCGCGTGCGAGCGCGGCAATTCCTCTCCGGCGAGGACGCGATCGGAACGGCGGGTGAGCGGCGGGCGGACGACCAGGATTTGGGCGGCCAGGATCGCGGCGGCGATGACGAGCCAAATCCACACGGCCGCAACGGATCCGGCCACCGCGGCGGC
This region includes:
- a CDS encoding DUF1731 domain-containing protein, with the protein product MASTTSYTQFIALPPEVVWGVLGDPRRWPEWNPGVDSVRLRGPVEPGTKGDYLPRGRITGTMHGRTAPPFVLTAVRPERELTIEQPEPVGRMRLSWTLTPRDGGTELTQRLTFSGPSAPAMRGIVARLLEHDARVCFARLALLAGIEPAADGLTVVIASGTGALGKHVAADLTCRGLRVRILTRRPDPALPFEQIRWDGRTVGDWVGALRNSGPTALLNLAGKLVDCRPTERNIAELRSSRVDSTRALVEAAATLDRPIEYWVQASTTAIWSDAGEIRCTETTPLPIGLPQMTGVAEPWERAFDDAEAVHRTVLRTSIVLDAQAPALKRLSQLTKAGLGGRIGSGTQWFSWIHVEDWLAIVRAALGLDPRVSLPDGIVVAATDFPVRNHELMTVLRRRLHRPPAPPTPESVLKIGAVFLRTDPALGLTGRHATSEVLRKAGFAFQYPTLDEALSDLLPR